CAACAGCGCAAAGGATATGTAGACGCTTGGTGCAACGCTCCCAGTCCTTCTCATCAAGAGATGGACTGCTCAGGTTTCCAGCGAAAATCCTCAGCTTATCTGTGTGGAAAGCCTTGGCAGCTTGTACGGTTTCCTGCCATTCCTGAAGCAGAACGTCCATTGGGATATTCTCCATGAGAGGGATATAATCGCTCAGCATGTTGATTTCGAGCCCGTAGCTGAACATCTCGTCCAGCATACCTCCCAGCTCCTTTCCCCGTTGGCGAAGCAAAGCCTTGGCATGCACGCCCCACAGTTCTATACCGTTGAAGCCCGTATCAAGAGCATAACGGAACAGCTCCCGGAAGGATACCAGCTCGTGTCGAAAAGAAATCGTGCATAGATTATACCGCAGTCAGATCACCGCCTATTCCATTCATCCAGGCCAGGAATTGAAGCTCCTCATCCCGAATTTCCTGCAGCCTGGCAAGAGCTGAGCGCAGCAGCGCTTCGTCCCCGATGTTCTTGCGGTATTTCACCAGCAAGAAATTCAGTGTCGTCCATAACTTCACGATCCCGCTGATCCGGTTCGTTCCTTCCAGCACCTGCCCCTTGTCCATCATGCCCAGCTTGACAAAGCTATTCCATATAGAAGACCGGAGCTTGGTTATGGTAGCAATGGCGATCGAGTTCTGGCTCAACCAGTTCGAGGTTTGTTCCGGGCTTAAAGCTAAAGATTCCTGCAAATCCCGGGCAAAGCTGTCCAATGCGGCGGTACCCGAGCTGTACTGAGAACGGACATACATTTCGTAGTTTCGCTTGGCTGCATAGGCGAAGATCTCACGCTTGCCGGGAGACTCGAATCCCTTCCCTTCTTGATCCGGCTGAAGCTCGTAGAAAATGAGTTCCTCCTCTTCCTGCTCCGCCGATGCCCGCAGCAGCTCTTCTCCGGTCAGGAATCCGTTGAAATCGACAATGGGATCGAATACTCTGAAGGCGTTACGCGCTTCATCGAAGCTATCTGCGAGGACATAATGATCGAATCCACTCTCCGCCATGCTCAGCATATTAGAAGGGAAAAAAGTCAGATCGGATGGGCGGCATTTCACTACCGCACGGTTCCCTGACTGAACAAACTGCTTGAGCGACTCAGGTCCAGCTCCCTTGCAAACCAGATGGATGCCGTACAGAAAAGGCAAGCTTGTGTTCAATCGCACATGCTGGCTCGCCGTAATAATGCGCGAAACATAATTGACATTCCAGTAATTCAGCAGAAACAGATCAGGGTTGGCCCCGGACCGGTATAAGTGGGTCAAGATACAGGAAGCTGCACATTCCATCGCCGCCAGCTTTATCATTTCCGGCTTGGCATCCGGTGTATCTGTATGAGACGTCATATCTTCATTCTCCTTCTTCATTTGATGAAATACGGCAAACAAAGGACGGTATTTTGCCGCTGACAGGATCGGCTTCGATTTGGGAGACGGTTTCTATGAACAATTTCACAGGCTTGCCCGCCGCTTGGTGAAGAAAAGCGGATAGCTTGGTCTGCACATCCTCGAACTCGCTTGGCGAGGCTTCAGTCGCCAGCCGGACGGAAAAAGAGGTGAATGTATTCTGCACGATCTGAAATTGGCGGACTCCTCTGGCTGCAGCAAGCTCCCAAAAAAACTTGTCCAAATACCGGAAGACGGCGGAATGCACCTGCGCTCCAGGCAGCCGGATCTGGGATGTTCGAACGGGAAGCAGCCCAAGAAGGAGACTGCCGGTTTCAGGGTCCCTGCGAATACTTCCGATATCTCCTGTCCGGTAACGGACATAAGGCAGACTCCTCATGATCAGCGAGGTGACCAACACTTCGCCGAATTCCCCCTCCTCTACATGGAGTCCAGAGGCCGGATCGATAATTTCCACATATACGGCAGACTCATCAATTTCCAGTTGGCCGCTCTGGCCTGCGAACGCGATACACCAGAACTCTTCCAAACCGTAGTAGTCTACGCATGGAACGCGGAACACCTCCCCGATCCGTTCTTTCTGGGAGCCATGCAGCGTTTCGCCCCAGTTCTGGGTAAACACAAGGGAAGGCGGCAACGAATACCCCTCGTCACGTATATATTCGGCCAATGCGCAGAGAGCCGAGGCTCTCCCCTGGATAAAATGAGGATCTTCCCTGATGATCTGTTCTGCATAATGTCTAAGGGACCTGGGCTCCGCCAGCAGACGGTTGCTCAGCAGCAGCATCCGGTGTCTGGACGGCAGCCCCCACTTTTTTCGATGCTTATACAGGGTCAGCGAGAGTTTCCATATCTCCTCCGGGGTTTTCACGCAGCGGAACGGCACTCCGGTAGTTCCCGAGGTGAACGATTCGATCACCCGCCTCGCATCGGGATGTTCGAAAAGGGCGCGGTTGCCTGCGATCAAGTGTTTATTTGTAATCGGCAGCTGATGGAAATCAACGTCCGTATGAGGGTTATAGAATGGGTACGTCCGGCACAATTCGTCGGCCAGCTCTTGCAAATGGTCCGGGGTGAACACTTTCATGAAGCCACCTTGCGTTCTACAAAATGCAATACAGCCTGGACGCTTCGGAACGATTCCGGGCGAATATCGTCCACATCCAGCTCAAAGCCGAATGTATCCTCCAGCGCTGCCAGCAGCTCCAGGATTTGAATGGAGTCGATTCCCAGATCATCTACCAAAGCATGGTCCAGCTCGACCTCGCTTGTTGGCCTCATGGCCACAGCGGCTATCGTTTCTCTCACCTTAAAGAATAGATCTTCATGCTGGGTGGACATGATCTTCCTCCTTCACCATAGATTTCAGGGCTTTGCGGTCCAGCTTTCCGCTGGCTGTTTTGGGCAGAGCCGTAACGAAGCGGAACTCCCTGGGACGCAAGGCCGGGGATAACCGCTTTACGCACCAAGCCTGCAGTTCCGAGTTGCTGACAGGCTCTTCGGAAGCTTCGGATACTACCACGGCAATCAGACGATGTCCCCATTGAAGGTCTTCTACCGCCGTCACAGCAGCGTCCGCCACCCCAGGCAAGCTTAATAGGACGCTTTCGACCGCTTCCGGGTACACCGTGTGTCCCCCAACAAGGAGAGCGTTATCGGTTCGCCCGGTCAAGTGCAAATATCCATCCTCATCCAGATACCCGGTATCCCGGGTGTGCAGGCCGAGGGGGTCTAGTGTCTCGCGGGTGCGGTCCGGATCGTTATAATAGCCGACCATCACATTCGGCCCCCGGACGACCACCTCTCCGCTCTCCCCTGTTGCCGCCTCCCTTCCGTTCTGAATGATGGTCAGCTCGACGCCGTTAATAGGTATCCCGGCGGATTGCGGTTTCGTCCTCAACTGAGCGTAGGGCAAATACGAGACGCGCGGAGAGGCTTCGGTCAGTCCATAGGAGGGCGTCAGCCGGACGTGAGGCAGACGCTCAGCCAAACGAAGCAGCATGACGGCAGGCATCGGGCCGCCGACAATGAGCATCTGCCGGAGCGTGAGCAGATCCTCCGCCGTCCATTTGGCGGAATGGATTAGAGGCAGGATCGCAGACGGCACAGTGCATAAGAAGGTCACCTTGTTCTTACGGACGCATTGGATCATCTCGAAGGGATGCATGAAGCCCCCGCTTAGAACCAGATTGGCTCCAGAGGCCATAGCGGTAAACCACTCCCCAACAATTGTCGAGCAATACCCCAGTGACTTCGAGAGCAGAACGATGTCCTCGTCGCACAGAGTCGTGTAGTCCAGAATCGCGTCTACATTGGACAGCATGTTGTGGTCGCTCAGCATGATCCCCTTAGGCTCTCCCGTCGAACCGGAGGAGAGGAATATCATACGCACGGCCTCTGGCGGTGTGTACCGGCGTATCGGCCGCAAAGCATCGCCGATTCCTGCAATCGGTCCGCCTGCCATACCTGCATACAGGTAGAATGGTAACACTTCCCCTTGTCTGCTCCATTCCGCAAGGATTGGCAGCTTCTCTTCAGAGACGAAGACAGCTTCGGGTTCAAATTTGCGGATGAGGCGAAGCATGTCCTGTCCTGGCATGTAGCTGTGGATGGGGAGCGGAATGCCTCCCGCCAAAATGACGGCCCCGATGACAGCCAGACACTCTGGCGTCGGAGCCATCCAGACGGCCCCGATAAAATTCGGACGCAGCTGCTCCTGCTTCAGCCGTTCAGCGAGAAGGTCCATGCGGTTTCCAAGTTCCGCGTAGCTTGTCCAATCTGACTCGCCGCTTCGTGCCGCGTAAGTGATTCCCCGGTCATGCCTTCGTGCACGTTGAAACAATTCTCTGAGGGTGCCTATGCCATTCATACGAGAACCTCCTCTTTATGAGATGCCTGTCCGGCCACTGAGGTATCGCGCTCGAAGGTTGATGCCATAGCATAATACTCAGCCGATTGCTTCATAAGCTGTTCGTGGTCGCCTTCCGCCACCAGACAACCGTTCTCCAGCACCAGAATACGGTCCGCGTTCATAATGGTTTGCAGACGATGGGTGGCTACCAGAACCGTCTTGCCCGCCATGGCGTGGCGTATGGAATTCATGAGTTCACTCTCCGTAAGCTGGTCCAAGGCGGAGGTCGGTTCGTCCAGGATCAGAATATCGGGATCGCGCAAGAGGACACGCGCAATAGCCAGCCTCTGCCGCTGTCCGCCAGATAGCTGGAAGCCTCTATGGTCAATCTTCGTGTTAAGTCCTTCCGGCAGTTGATCGAGCAGAGATCCGAGCTGCGCGTTCCGGGCTGCCTGCATGACCATCTCCTCCGTCGCGTCCAGCTTCCCGACAGTAATATTTTCCATAAGGGTACCCCGGAACAAGTAGGGCTCCTGGAACACGATGCCCACCTTGCGGCTGATCGCGCTGCGGGTCATCTCCTCCAGATTCTGTCCGCCGATTCGAATTTCACCTTCGAGAACGGGCATCATCCCAATAAGCGCCCGGAAAAGGGTGGATTTCCCAGACCCGCTTCGCCCGACGAAAGCATACACCTTGCCCGGAGACAGCGACAGGGATAGATCCTTCAAGATTTCCGTTCCACCGTACCCGACGCGCAGACTGCACACTTCGATATCGGATGGCGTTGCTTTAAGCTCAGGCTCCCTTGCAGGCGAAACCTGCTTCCTCTCGTTTTCCGAATAGGGATCGATCGGGGTCTGGATAAATTGCTCGATTCTGCCCATAGCAACTTCCGCGCCTTGAAGCTCTCTGAAAAAGTTGTTAATCTGCTGTACCGGATTCAGAGCGTTTTGCAGATAGGTTACGGAAGCAACCATTATGCCAACGGTCATCATTTGGCCGAGCACCTGATAGCTGCCGATCCAATAGATGGCAGCCAGGATCAGGCTAATCACGAAACCGCTGATTTGAAACGACATCACGGCATATAGCGTCTCCCGGGTGCTGGCCTTCACCAGCCCCTTGTACATCGTTTCATTCCGCTTCCGTTCCCATCCCTCTAGTCCTAAAGCCCGGATTTCTTGCGAACTTTCGATCGCTTCATAGAGATAGGTTCCGATCTCTTCATTATGGGTCCGAACGTCGGACGAATAACGCGCCACAGGGCTGCGGAACAGTCCTGGCACCCAGAAGAGGAAGGGGATGCTAAGCGTCGCAACGATGCCAAGCCGCCAGTCCATATAGTACAGGATTCCGAGGGATATCAGCATCATAAACAGCTGTGAGGTAATCTCGACCAGAATGTGGTTGAGGAAATTTCCCATCGTAGCTGTATCCATCCCGAGCAAGGCCGAGAATTTCCCGGGTCCTTCCTTCTGAATTTCCGGAACGGGGATCTGCCGGACATGCTTCAACAGCTCGTCCCGGATATCCAGCGTGTTACAGATGCCCAGATATCGGAACAAACCGACCCGGATAAACAGAAATACGATGGAGAGAACACCTATTCCCAAGGAAAGGCTAAGCAGCGGGACAATCAGCTTACGGTTTCCGTCAATCAGCACGTGATCGATCAGGTAGGCGAAGATTAAGGGCTGAAGCATGACGAGTCCCAATTGCAGAAACGTGCAAACATAAGCGATCAAGGTTAAATTCCATTTGATCTTCACGTAGGGAGCAAGACGTCGGAACAGTTTAAATGTGTGCATGATGGTTCCTCCCGGCAAAATGTTGAATAAGCGGCTTCACCTTGCGCATCCATTCCTCCGCGTCACCCTGCGGCTGCCAATCCAGAACCGACAGCGGCGATTCACTCAAACAGCCTGTCGCTTCCAATAAGCTGCAATGATAGATTTCGTTCAGCGTTCGCATAGAAGATTCAAGTAGGGCGGTCTCCTCTGCCCCACCCGTTATCTGTCCAAGCGGAGCATTCAGGAGCGCCCTGATCTGCGGCATGATGGTTCGATAGTCGTACATTAGAGCGCCACGTCGCGCTCCTTGCGAGAGCTTGACGTGAAGCTTCTCATCCAGCAGAACCTCGGTGCAGCTGCGAACCACCCCGTCCAGATCTATCTTCGGATGTTCACCGGACCAATCGACCTGGACAAAGGAGCCGTCCTCGCCGTCAACAAGCAGCTCCCCGAAACCGTCCCAGCCGGTGCAGACCGCAGGAAGACCGTAGGCTTTCGCTTCCAGGAGGTTGAAGCCAAACGTCTCTCCCGGATCGGTGGAGAGGTTGACCAGAAGCCTGGATTCCCGGAACAGACGGTCTTTCTCACTCCCGTGGACGGGACCTGTGAACTCCACGGTTTGCTCCAGTCTATATTCCGCTACGAGGGCTTCAAGCCGATCTTTATACCGGTCCGCTTCCTGCGTAGACCCCGTATATTCTCCGGCAATCGTCAATACAGTGTCCGGGACACGCTGCTTGATCTCCGCCATAGCCTCTAAGAGCACATGAATGTTCTTGACCTCTTCCAGCCGGCCGATGGATAACAGACGTTTACCGGCAAGCGGCCGAACCGGCTCCGCAGCCAGCAAGGTGTCGATGCATAACGGGATCTTATGGGCATGCGCATACCGGGGTGAGAGATTAACCAGCGCCTGTCTGCAGGATTGCGTACTGGCAAGCAGCACATCCTGTTCTGTAATCCAAGGCGCACAGGACAGCCAGGTTGTCAGCCAACGGGCGGATGCGACGGAATGGGCGATAACCATGAAGCGAAGCGGAAGCTTGGCGAAGCTCCGAACCAGCATCAAGAAAGGCATGAAGTAAGGAGCGTTGACATAAAGCGTATCAATTCCGTATTCCTCGCATAATCGGGCCAGCCGCTCCGATGCTTGCGGAAGCGAAGACATCGGCTGCTTGGAGAACTGGCGAAGCGAACCCCCGAAGATCTTGGCAAAGCGTACTGGCGGAATGCGGATGAGCTCCGTATATTCAGCCAGATACCCGGTCCATTGGTCATCAATTACCCGTTCATTCAACCGGGGGGAATGGCCGTCGAAGCAGCCCACCCTAGGTCTGCACTCCGCATGCAAATCGAGGTTTCCAGCGAAGATAGACATCGTTCAATTCCTCCTTCAGTTGTTGCTCCGTCCTGTGCAGCTGCTCCACCTTATCCACCAGCAGTCCGATTTCCCCGGTTCGTCCCGGCATGGACGTACGGATCGCCAGGTACGCGAGCGTACTCCACATTCGTATGAATCCTTCCAGCTGCTCCTGATATAGCTCCGTACCTTGAGTAAGCGCTTCCGAAAAATATTGATACAGCAGTCCGTAGCTGTATTTGCGTTTGGCGAGGATACCGAGCTGGGATACAGCATCCTTCAAGGCCCCGGGCGGATATATGTCGGGCGACTCCACCGTCTGCATAATTCTCCGCCTCACCATGCCGGTTAGCGATCGTTCACCCGGATCGGTCACTATCGTATCCTCGAAGATTCTCGCCACCTCGTGGGCGTCCGGCGCATGGAGCCATTCGGGATGAAGCAGCAGTCCCCCGCCCAGCTCATTGCTCAGAAATGCATCGTGTACATGGCTCGCGGCCACTAACCCTTCCCATTCGAAATAGCGATCGTATACCACAAATTGATTGCCCCGCATTCCGTGTACGATGACAAAATGGGGCTGATGCATGGTTTGGAACGTTCTTTTTTGATACGGCATATGAAACAGGTCGAGCTGCACCAAAACAGGAAGATCCGGATTACGCCGCAGGACCTCCAGAAACCTCTTCAGGTTGTCGCGCTTTTCGGCCCCGTAATCATACCATTCCATGGCCCCTTCCCCGTACAGGCGGGTGAACAGCCGCAAATATTCGGACGGTGTGATGTCCGCTGAGAAATAGGTCAGCTTGCCGTCCTCCGTAACGCTGAATGGCGCGTCCCAAGCGCCGATATAGAGCGGACGTTCATCCCATCCGGCTTGCTCCAAGCCATAACCGAGTCCGTTCAGAAAGCAATGGGCTTGCTTCACGTCAAACCCCGGTTTTAATGGCCCGTTTGGCCAATATGCGTTGTGAGATCAAGCGTGCGGTGGCGAAGTTCTCCTGCAGAAGCTCGTCGTCCTCGTAAAAAATGTCGTACTGCTGTTCAATCTGCATCATCAGGTTGACCAGCAGCACCGAGTCCACGCCGGCATCCTCTAGCGGGGCGTCCCCATTCAATTCCTCCGTAAGCTCCGGTCTGGAGGTCAAATCGGCCACCCGGTCAATCACGAATTGAACGATATCCTGTTCATTCACGTTCATCATCATATCCATCCTTTTCTATGATCTTAAGATTTGGTTTCCATTTGGGCGATGTGCTCCCCCTTGAGGGCGTGGATGAAATCGACTAAAGAACCGACCGTTTGGAAAACGGCAGGGTCCAGCTCCTCCTCGGGCACAGTTACGTTGAACACTTCCTCGATGTATACCACCAATTGTAGTACCATGATCGAATCTACGTTTAGGTCTTCGTACAGCCGATCTTCCTCTTTAATGGTGTCCGGGAGAGAGAGCTCCAATTGTTCGGACATGAGCTGCCTCAATTGAGATACCGTTTGTTCCTTATCCATGAATACCATACTCCTCTTCTACCAATTGTTTTCGCATAACCTTTCCTGTACTCGTCTTCGGAATGTCCTCCGTAAAAGCAATAAAGCCTGGAACTTTATACGCAGGCAGAAACCGCGCGCACCACCTCTTCACCTCCTCCTGAGACAGCGCATCGCTCTTCCGAATGATTCGAGCTTTGACAGCTTCCCCCCAGACGGGATGCGGAGCCTTGTGCACGACAGCTTCCTGAACGCCGCCCAGCCTCTGAATGACATCCTCCACCTCGGAGGGAGCTACCTTCAGTCCTGACACATTAATCAGATCATCCATCCGGCACTGAACATGAAGCCTGCCGCTGAGCCAATATCCCATATCTCCGGTATGAATCCGGCGTCCGCCTGTGGCAATGATTATTTCATCCGGCTGTTCCCGTGTTCCGGGCCTTTCAATTGCCATATGCTCCAGAATCATCCCGACATCCGTAGAATCGGAGGGCCGGTCGCCAAGCGAGATGCAGCCCGCCTCAGAGCATCCGTATTGCTGGATCACCTCCACACCTGCACCCGCAAGCCTGTTCAGCAGTTCTGCGGACATCGGGGAACCAGAGGATACCATCTTTCTAAGCAGCACCTTCTCTCTCATCAGGCTGAGCAGAATTTGAAAGAGGAAGGGCACCGCATACACCACATGGCGATCATGCTGCTGCATGAGATTCAGGGCGAACTTGGGGTTCTTCTCCGTCACGATAACCGGCTCGACTCCGCGCTTCAGTGCGGAAAGCGTGCCTGTGATGAATCCGAAGGAATGGGACACGGGCACCAGAATGATCGGTTGATCCTCCCCGCTGCCGGGCAGCAGCTTGTTGTAGGCCTCGATTTCCATTTGCACATGAGACCAGGGCCGTTCAACCAGCTTGGGAGCGCCGGTCGTGCCGGAGCTGAATTGAAGCAAGGACGGCTCCCCATCCATCCGATCCAGGCGTGAGTGTAGAGGGTGAAAGACGGCGTTGCCTCCTGCGTCGGTCAGCAGACCCGTACAGCCTGCGTCCTCGGCTTGACGGAGAGCGCTTTCAACTGGGGTATCGCCATTGATCAGAAGCACTGAACCCTCATTCCTGATAATCAGCTCCGTGGCGGCCAGAATATTCGCCGGTTCCTTCATGCATACAGCTGTCCGCCGTTCCTTCCAAACAGAGGAACCCAATAATGCATATATCGCGTTTATTCGACGTTCCAGCTCATGCTGGTCATAATGTTCTTTATTAACAATGAACATGGGTTCTCCTTTCCTATGAGATTTTTTGACTTCTTTAGGTATTTTCGACACAGAGCGACGTTTTTCCTTCTCTTGTAGTCAGGATTACTGAAAAGAGACCCTTCCGGCTGAATCTTGCTCAGCTGAAAGGGTCCGCATGTTTCTGTTTACGCTTTTACTTAGCCAGATATTCGATGAACTTTATAAAGATAGCAGCTACTTCAGCGCGGGTGGCGGTGGCTTGGGGGGCAAAGATGTTGTCCGGCTTGCCTGATACAATTCCGATACCCTGCTGTGCACGAACGGCCTTCAACGCCCATGAGCTGATCTGACTCTCGTCCGCGAAGGATTTAGATTGGCTTTCAGGTATCTCATAGCCCTTGTACTTCATGTAATTGTACAGCATCACCAGCATCTGCTCGCGTGTCAACGGTGAATTGGGTTCGAACAGGTCTGCGTTTATACCGTTGACTATGCCGTTTTCGGCCGCCCACTCGACTGCCGACGTGTACCACTGCCCAGCCGGTACGTCGCTAAAGCGGGAATTCGTGTAGCCGGAGCGGTCTACGTTCTCAAGATTGGCCAGTACCTGCACATACATCGCACGCGTCATTGAGGTGCCCGGTGAGAACGTCGTGGACGTCGTGCCGGTGAAAAGAAGATATGTGTAGGCGGAGTTTACGTAGCTGTAGAACCAGTCGTCCATGTTGACATCCCTGAAAGGATTGCCAGACACCACGAGGAAGCCCAGCGGGGTGTCGTCATTGAGCACAAATTCCGTACCTTCATGGATGTTCAGCAACATGCCTTTGTCTAAGCCGGCACTCACGCCGCCTTGTATTGTCACTTCGGCGCTCTTGCCCGCCGGAAGGGTCACCTTACCTTTTGAGTCTATAGTCGTACCTTCGGGTACCTTAATCTTCGTCCCGCCCTTGGTCGCAATCTCGCCGCCGCCGGGCAGGGTGGTGTTGCCGTTCTTGTCCGTGACCGCGGGCTTATCCTTCGGTGTGCTGACTGTGTAGGTCGGCTTCAACGATCCAGTGACTGTCCCGGTGCTGGTATTGCCCGTATTGCCCGTATTGCTGGTATTGCCGGTATTGCCGGTATTGCCGGTATTGCCCGTACTGCCACCAGAAGGATTGGGTGCGCTCGTTTTTCTCTGCGCGAACATCCAATCAAAGACGTCAGTGTAGTCATTGTTCCACCTCGGCAACTTAGAGGACTGCGCCGTAGGTTTAAGGCTCCACTCCTTGTCGGAACCTACATTGGACAAAGTATCCGTGTAGCCTGAAATATTGTTCCACAGAACTGAAGCTTCCATCTCATGGCCGGAAGGAATCCAATTGGTTCCATTAACAGGTGCTTCCGCCTTTGTCCATTGGTCATAAGGCCAAACGAATATTTCATTTCTGTCGATGAACGTGTGCCTAGCGTTTTCCAATAGGGGCATTATATTCGCTATATAAGTATCCGCCCCTGTTTTTATTGTTGCAGAATCAGTTGTGTTAACGAATGACCAGTATGCAAAGTTTTTAAGAGTTTCGGCTTGTTTCGCGTTGATTGATGGTGGAAAAGACATGGGCGCTGCGGCTGCTAGCAAATCGGGATATGTCGTCAAGAAATTATTCGTATAAGCGGATCCCATAGAGAAGCCTGCCATGTAAATACGGCTTTGGTCAACAAGTCCCTTCCTTACGAGATCATCAATATAAGCTTTTAAGGTAGCGGGTGTTGCCTGAACGTTGTTTTGCGCCCGCAAAGCGATTATATGACTAGCGTATTTAGAGTTCTTCTCCATTTTTTTCATAAGCGCGGTGGCTCCGTTGGCGGACCTGATGGGCGCAAAGGTATCCCCGTCCTGTGTACCGCCGCGGGTAGAGCCGTGAGCATAGATGTAAAGGGGAAGCCCTTTTACCGGAACGCCGTTGCCGTCCTTATGAATATAGAGTCCATACTGCATCGCTTCCGCGTTGTCAATTTTGGGACCCACTTCAAATTTGTCGATGATTTCATTGACGGTACCTGACTGTGCGAAAGCTGACTTAACAATGGCAGCCTTGCCATCAAGCTTGATATCGCCACTAGATACAATGTTGTAATTCTGGATGGTGGATTTGGATGCTTCCAAAGTGGACTGTCCGCCGGTTAATGTCCAAAATTCCAATTCTACAACGATGTAGCGGCCTTTAGTTAGTCCAGCCTGGTAATCAGGAGAGTTCTGGTTCACACCCTTATACCCTCTGGGCCTAGGTTCGTCATTGACGTATACTCTACGGACGGTGCGATTGCCTTGATATGCCGGGTCACCGTTCAGCAGAGTATTCCTCGCCGAGACTGTAAAC
The window above is part of the Paenibacillus sp. FSL H8-0048 genome. Proteins encoded here:
- a CDS encoding acyl carrier protein, yielding MSTQHEDLFFKVRETIAAVAMRPTSEVELDHALVDDLGIDSIQILELLAALEDTFGFELDVDDIRPESFRSVQAVLHFVERKVAS
- a CDS encoding class I adenylate-forming enzyme family protein, yielding MNGIGTLRELFQRARRHDRGITYAARSGESDWTSYAELGNRMDLLAERLKQEQLRPNFIGAVWMAPTPECLAVIGAVILAGGIPLPIHSYMPGQDMLRLIRKFEPEAVFVSEEKLPILAEWSRQGEVLPFYLYAGMAGGPIAGIGDALRPIRRYTPPEAVRMIFLSSGSTGEPKGIMLSDHNMLSNVDAILDYTTLCDEDIVLLSKSLGYCSTIVGEWFTAMASGANLVLSGGFMHPFEMIQCVRKNKVTFLCTVPSAILPLIHSAKWTAEDLLTLRQMLIVGGPMPAVMLLRLAERLPHVRLTPSYGLTEASPRVSYLPYAQLRTKPQSAGIPINGVELTIIQNGREAATGESGEVVVRGPNVMVGYYNDPDRTRETLDPLGLHTRDTGYLDEDGYLHLTGRTDNALLVGGHTVYPEAVESVLLSLPGVADAAVTAVEDLQWGHRLIAVVVSEASEEPVSNSELQAWCVKRLSPALRPREFRFVTALPKTASGKLDRKALKSMVKEEDHVHPA
- a CDS encoding ABC transporter ATP-binding protein, with product MHTFKLFRRLAPYVKIKWNLTLIAYVCTFLQLGLVMLQPLIFAYLIDHVLIDGNRKLIVPLLSLSLGIGVLSIVFLFIRVGLFRYLGICNTLDIRDELLKHVRQIPVPEIQKEGPGKFSALLGMDTATMGNFLNHILVEITSQLFMMLISLGILYYMDWRLGIVATLSIPFLFWVPGLFRSPVARYSSDVRTHNEEIGTYLYEAIESSQEIRALGLEGWERKRNETMYKGLVKASTRETLYAVMSFQISGFVISLILAAIYWIGSYQVLGQMMTVGIMVASVTYLQNALNPVQQINNFFRELQGAEVAMGRIEQFIQTPIDPYSENERKQVSPAREPELKATPSDIEVCSLRVGYGGTEILKDLSLSLSPGKVYAFVGRSGSGKSTLFRALIGMMPVLEGEIRIGGQNLEEMTRSAISRKVGIVFQEPYLFRGTLMENITVGKLDATEEMVMQAARNAQLGSLLDQLPEGLNTKIDHRGFQLSGGQRQRLAIARVLLRDPDILILDEPTSALDQLTESELMNSIRHAMAGKTVLVATHRLQTIMNADRILVLENGCLVAEGDHEQLMKQSAEYYAMASTFERDTSVAGQASHKEEVLV
- a CDS encoding glycosyltransferase family 4 protein, which encodes MSIFAGNLDLHAECRPRVGCFDGHSPRLNERVIDDQWTGYLAEYTELIRIPPVRFAKIFGGSLRQFSKQPMSSLPQASERLARLCEEYGIDTLYVNAPYFMPFLMLVRSFAKLPLRFMVIAHSVASARWLTTWLSCAPWITEQDVLLASTQSCRQALVNLSPRYAHAHKIPLCIDTLLAAEPVRPLAGKRLLSIGRLEEVKNIHVLLEAMAEIKQRVPDTVLTIAGEYTGSTQEADRYKDRLEALVAEYRLEQTVEFTGPVHGSEKDRLFRESRLLVNLSTDPGETFGFNLLEAKAYGLPAVCTGWDGFGELLVDGEDGSFVQVDWSGEHPKIDLDGVVRSCTEVLLDEKLHVKLSQGARRGALMYDYRTIMPQIRALLNAPLGQITGGAEETALLESSMRTLNEIYHCSLLEATGCLSESPLSVLDWQPQGDAEEWMRKVKPLIQHFAGRNHHAHI
- a CDS encoding DUF6005 family protein; translated protein: MKQAHCFLNGLGYGLEQAGWDERPLYIGAWDAPFSVTEDGKLTYFSADITPSEYLRLFTRLYGEGAMEWYDYGAEKRDNLKRFLEVLRRNPDLPVLVQLDLFHMPYQKRTFQTMHQPHFVIVHGMRGNQFVVYDRYFEWEGLVAASHVHDAFLSNELGGGLLLHPEWLHAPDAHEVARIFEDTIVTDPGERSLTGMVRRRIMQTVESPDIYPPGALKDAVSQLGILAKRKYSYGLLYQYFSEALTQGTELYQEQLEGFIRMWSTLAYLAIRTSMPGRTGEIGLLVDKVEQLHRTEQQLKEELNDVYLRWKPRFACGVQT
- a CDS encoding acyl carrier protein, whose amino-acid sequence is MNVNEQDIVQFVIDRVADLTSRPELTEELNGDAPLEDAGVDSVLLVNLMMQIEQQYDIFYEDDELLQENFATARLISQRILAKRAIKTGV
- a CDS encoding phosphopantetheine-binding protein; translation: MDKEQTVSQLRQLMSEQLELSLPDTIKEEDRLYEDLNVDSIMVLQLVVYIEEVFNVTVPEEELDPAVFQTVGSLVDFIHALKGEHIAQMETKS
- a CDS encoding AMP-binding protein, whose amino-acid sequence is MKEPANILAATELIIRNEGSVLLINGDTPVESALRQAEDAGCTGLLTDAGGNAVFHPLHSRLDRMDGEPSLLQFSSGTTGAPKLVERPWSHVQMEIEAYNKLLPGSGEDQPIILVPVSHSFGFITGTLSALKRGVEPVIVTEKNPKFALNLMQQHDRHVVYAVPFLFQILLSLMREKVLLRKMVSSGSPMSAELLNRLAGAGVEVIQQYGCSEAGCISLGDRPSDSTDVGMILEHMAIERPGTREQPDEIIIATGGRRIHTGDMGYWLSGRLHVQCRMDDLINVSGLKVAPSEVEDVIQRLGGVQEAVVHKAPHPVWGEAVKARIIRKSDALSQEEVKRWCARFLPAYKVPGFIAFTEDIPKTSTGKVMRKQLVEEEYGIHG